The genomic interval CGAAGAACTATCCCTGCGCCTGCGGGTCGAGGTTCTGGAATGAGGAGCACGCATCATACCTTCGTGTAGTGTGCGTAAAATTTCACTACAAATTCGTTGACGGCGAATGCCTCCCTAGGCATGATTGCCTCGCTCCCGCTAACCAGGGGCCCTGGCAAGGGTCTCCGGAGCCCGCTCCAGCCAACCAGCCGAGCTAGCTCTTTGCCTGTACTGCCCACAAGGTTCGACGTTTTACCGCGTGTTGTCCGTATCGATCATCGACTACATGCAGGTTCAGGTGGGAATCGCTCAACCATTTCCAACTTTGAAGGATCGACCATGTCTGCATATCAAAACGAGATCAAGGCCCTTGCTGCCCTTAAAGAGAAGTACGGCAGCGCCTGGAGCGCCATCAACCCGGAATACGCCGCTCGCATGCGTATCCAGAACCGCTTCAAGACCGGTCTGGACATCGCCAAGTACACCGCAGCCATCATGCGCAAAGACATGGCTGAGTACGACGCCGACTCCTCCGTCTACACTCAGTCCCTGGGTTGCTGGCACGGCTTCATCGGTCAGCAGAAGCTGATCTCCATCAAGAAGCACCTGAAGACCACCAACAAGCGCTACCTGTATCTGTCCGGCTGGATGGTTGCTGCCCTGCGCTCCGAGTTCGGCCCGCTGCCGGATCAGTCCATGCACGAGAAGACTGCCGTTTCCGGCCTGATCGGCGAGCTGTACACCTTCCTGCGTCAGGCTGACGCCCGTGAGCTGGACCTGCTGTTCACCGCCCTGGACGCTGCCCGCGCTGCTGGCGACAAGGCCAAGGAAGCCGAGATCCAGGCTCAGATCGACAACTACGAAACCCACGTAGTACCGATCATTGCCGACATCGACGCCGGTTTCGGTAACGCCGAAGCGACCTACCTGCTGGCCAAACAGATGATCGAAGCCGGTGCCTGCTGCATCCAGATCGAAAATCAGGTTTCCGACGAGAAGCAGTGTGGCCACCAGGACGGCAAAGTGACCGTTCCGCACTCTGACTTCCTCGCCAAGATCAACGCTGTTCGCTACGCCTTCCTTGAGCTGGGCGTTGATGATGGCGTGATCGTTGCCCGTACCGACTCCCTGGGTGCTGGCCTGACCAAGCAGATCGCCGTGACCAACGAGCCGGGCGACCTGGGCGACCTGTACAACAGCTTCCTGGACGGCGACTACATCGAAAGCGCTGCCGACATCGCCAACGGCGACGTGGTTGTCAAGGCCAACGGCAAGCTGCTCAAGCCGAAGCGCCTGGCTTCCGGCCTGTTCCAGTTCAAGGCTGGCACTGGCGAAGACCGTTGCGTTCTGGACTGCATCACCTCCCTGCAGAACGGCGCCGACCTGCTGTGGATCGAAACCGAGAAGCCGCACGTTGGCCAGATCAAGGGCATGGTTGACCGCATCCGCGAAGTCGTCCCGAACGCCAAGCTGGTGTACAACAACAGCCCGTCCTTCAACTGGACCCTGAACTTCCGTCAGCAGGTGTTCGATGCCATGGTTGCCGAAGGCAAGGACGTGTCCGCCTACGATCGCGCCAAGCTGATGAGCGTCGAGTACGACGAAACCGAACTGGCCAAGGTTGCAGACGAGAAGATCCGCACCTTCCAGCGCGATGGTTCCGCTCACGCCGGCATCTTCCACCACCTGATCACCCTGCCGACTTACCACACCGCCGCGCTGTCCACCGACAACCTGGCCAAGGGCTACTTTGCCGAAGAAGGCATGCTGGCCTACGTGAAGGGCGTTCAGCGTCAGGAACTGCGTCAGGGTATCGCCTGCGTCAAGCACCAGAACATGGCTGGCTCCGACATCGGCGACAACCACAAAGAGTACTTCGCTGGCGAAGCTGCTCTGAAGGCAAGCGGTAAAGACAACACCATGAACCAGTTCCACTGATCGGAACCCGTTCGCACCTGGCGTGCCCCCTCGACATCCCCCGGCTCTGCCGGGGGATGTTTTTGCTTCCAAAAGGCGATTAGGTACCGCTCGCCCTCCCCCCTCGCTGTCACTCTCCTGTCGTACGCCCCCTTTAGGGTTGTCTCTGTTCTCCCCCCATAGACGGAGCTATCTCGTGAGGACCGACAAAGACGCCGCCCCGTTCGGTGATGGCGATGAAGTACCCAGCAACCACTCGGGCAACCCACATATCAGCGACCTGATCCAGGGCATCAGCCGCCGCCATGTGATTACCGGTGGCATGGCCATGGGTATGCTGGCCTTTCTTGGCGTGGGCGTGCCGCGGGCATGCAATGCCGGTGCGGCCCAAGGCCTGCTCAAGCAA from Azotobacter salinestris carries:
- a CDS encoding isocitrate lyase, whose protein sequence is MSAYQNEIKALAALKEKYGSAWSAINPEYAARMRIQNRFKTGLDIAKYTAAIMRKDMAEYDADSSVYTQSLGCWHGFIGQQKLISIKKHLKTTNKRYLYLSGWMVAALRSEFGPLPDQSMHEKTAVSGLIGELYTFLRQADARELDLLFTALDAARAAGDKAKEAEIQAQIDNYETHVVPIIADIDAGFGNAEATYLLAKQMIEAGACCIQIENQVSDEKQCGHQDGKVTVPHSDFLAKINAVRYAFLELGVDDGVIVARTDSLGAGLTKQIAVTNEPGDLGDLYNSFLDGDYIESAADIANGDVVVKANGKLLKPKRLASGLFQFKAGTGEDRCVLDCITSLQNGADLLWIETEKPHVGQIKGMVDRIREVVPNAKLVYNNSPSFNWTLNFRQQVFDAMVAEGKDVSAYDRAKLMSVEYDETELAKVADEKIRTFQRDGSAHAGIFHHLITLPTYHTAALSTDNLAKGYFAEEGMLAYVKGVQRQELRQGIACVKHQNMAGSDIGDNHKEYFAGEAALKASGKDNTMNQFH